A portion of the Stigmatella aurantiaca DW4/3-1 genome contains these proteins:
- a CDS encoding beta strand repeat-containing protein, with the protein MTARFVQRTERSALLLAVFFVAACGDNSPSTNKSLRVTPEMATVNTGSAAHLVAELIMADGTSMPAGADVVWTSSNSSVASVAREEDGSVTATGVRAGTAQIKATVDGLSASATLEVLAAKLVSIEITPSAPSLAAGLSLPLTATGVFSDNHTEDVTSQVAWSSSAPAIATVGDSAGGKGIVTTVAPGQATITASAGNVSGTTAVTVTAATLVSIAVTPSNPSIAAGTTQQFTATGTYSDATTQDLTAAVTWASSSTTVATVSNAAATKGLASGVSAGSTTIGATLGAAAGSTTLTVTTATLVSIAVTPSNPSIAAGTTQQFTATGTYSNATTQDLTAAVTWASSNTGVATVSNAAATKGLASGVSVGSTTIGATLGAVSGSTTLTVTAATLVSIAVTPSNPSIAAGTTQQFTATGTYSNATTQDLTAAVTWASSSTSVATVSNAAGSQGLASGVSTGSTTIGATLGAVSGSTTLTVTAATLVSIEVAPANPSIVAGTTQQFTATGTYSNATTQDLTAAVTWASSNTGVATVSNAADSQGLASGLSAGSTTIGATLDSVSGSTTLTVTAATLVSIAVTPSNPSIAAGTTQQFTATGTYSNATTQDLTATVTWASSNTGVATVSNAADSQGLASGLSAGSTTIGATLDSVSGSTTLTVTAATLVSIAVTPSNPSISAGTTQQFTATGTYSNATTQDLTAAVTWASSSTAVATVSNAAATKGLASGVSAGSTTISATLDSVLGSTTLTISACHPTINEVSTAGTSGASDEFVEVYNGCAFPIELRNWKLVYRATAGTSDVAMISFTASTVLSPGGFRLYVGSAYSGSGSDGTMSGSLAAAGGGLALRDGANIIRDSMGYGTATNVFVEGTAAAAPASGSSVGRFPADGTDTGNNASDFHVANRTPKMPNL; encoded by the coding sequence CCGGGTCGGCGGCGCACCTGGTGGCCGAGCTGATCATGGCGGATGGCACGTCCATGCCCGCCGGCGCGGACGTGGTGTGGACTTCGAGCAATTCGTCGGTCGCGAGCGTCGCGCGCGAGGAAGACGGGAGCGTCACGGCCACGGGAGTCCGTGCGGGCACTGCCCAGATCAAGGCCACTGTGGACGGCCTCTCCGCCTCGGCCACGTTGGAAGTCCTCGCCGCCAAGCTTGTCTCCATCGAGATCACTCCCTCGGCCCCCTCGCTGGCTGCGGGACTGTCGCTCCCGCTCACTGCCACGGGCGTCTTCAGCGACAACCACACGGAGGACGTCACCTCGCAAGTGGCCTGGTCCTCGTCTGCACCAGCGATCGCCACGGTCGGCGACTCCGCGGGGGGCAAGGGGATCGTGACAACTGTCGCTCCGGGGCAGGCGACCATCACGGCAAGCGCTGGGAACGTGAGCGGGACGACGGCCGTGACGGTGACGGCGGCGACTTTGGTGTCGATCGCGGTGACGCCGTCTAACCCGTCAATCGCCGCTGGAACCACGCAACAGTTCACGGCGACGGGCACCTACTCCGACGCCACCACCCAGGACCTGACGGCAGCGGTGACGTGGGCCTCGTCGAGCACGACCGTTGCGACAGTGAGCAATGCAGCAGCCACCAAGGGCTTGGCCAGTGGCGTCAGTGCCGGCTCGACGACCATTGGTGCAACGTTGGGCGCGGCGGCCGGGTCGACCACGCTGACAGTGACGACGGCGACGTTGGTGTCGATTGCGGTGACGCCGTCCAACCCGTCGATCGCGGCCGGAACCACGCAACAGTTCACGGCGACGGGCACCTACTCCAATGCCACCACCCAGGACCTGACGGCAGCGGTGACGTGGGCCTCGTCGAATACCGGCGTTGCAACGGTGAGCAACGCGGCAGCCACCAAGGGTTTGGCCAGTGGCGTCAGTGTCGGCTCAACGACCATCGGCGCGACGCTGGGCGCGGTATCCGGGTCGACCACGCTGACGGTGACGGCGGCGACGCTGGTGTCGATTGCGGTGACGCCGTCCAACCCGTCGATCGCCGCTGGAACCACGCAACAGTTCACGGCGACGGGCACCTACTCCAATGCCACCACCCAGGACCTGACGGCAGCAGTGACGTGGGCCTCGTCGAGCACCAGCGTTGCGACGGTGAGCAATGCGGCCGGCAGCCAGGGACTGGCCAGCGGCGTCAGCACGGGTTCGACGACCATCGGTGCGACGTTGGGCGCGGTGTCCGGGTCGACCACGCTGACGGTGACAGCGGCGACGCTGGTGTCGATTGAGGTGGCGCCAGCCAACCCGTCGATCGTGGCCGGAACCACACAGCAGTTCACGGCGACGGGCACCTACTCCAATGCCACCACCCAGGACCTGACGGCAGCGGTGACGTGGGCCTCGTCGAATACTGGCGTTGCGACGGTGAGCAATGCGGCCGACAGCCAGGGACTGGCCAGTGGCCTCAGCGCCGGCTCGACGACCATCGGCGCGACGCTGGACTCGGTATCCGGGTCGACCACGCTGACGGTGACGGCGGCGACGTTGGTGTCGATCGCGGTGACGCCGTCCAACCCGTCGATCGCCGCTGGAACCACGCAACAGTTCACGGCGACAGGCACCTACTCCAATGCCACCACCCAGGACCTGACGGCGACGGTGACGTGGGCCTCGTCGAATACTGGCGTTGCGACGGTGAGCAATGCGGCCGACAGCCAGGGACTGGCCAGTGGCCTCAGCGCCGGCTCGACGACCATCGGCGCGACGCTGGACTCGGTATCCGGGTCGACCACGCTGACGGTGACGGCGGCGACGTTGGTGTCGATCGCGGTGACGCCGTCCAACCCGTCGATCTCCGCTGGAACCACGCAACAGTTCACGGCGACGGGCACCTATTCCAACGCCACCACCCAGGACCTGACGGCGGCGGTGACGTGGGCCTCGTCGAGCACGGCCGTTGCGACGGTGAGCAACGCGGCAGCCACCAAGGGTTTGGCCAGCGGCGTCAGCGCCGGCTCGACGACGATCAGCGCAACGCTGGACTCGGTGCTGGGGTCGACGACGCTGACCATCAGCGCATGCCACCCTACGATCAACGAGGTCTCCACGGCTGGAACCAGCGGAGCCTCGGACGAGTTCGTCGAGGTCTACAACGGGTGTGCATTCCCGATCGAGCTGAGAAACTGGAAGCTCGTGTACCGGGCCACCGCGGGAACGAGCGATGTCGCCATGATCTCGTTCACCGCTTCAACGGTGCTCTCGCCGGGCGGTTTCCGGCTCTACGTCGGAAGCGCTTATTCCGGGAGCGGAAGCGATGGAACGATGAGCGGGAGCCTCGCCGCCGCCGGCGGTGGCTTGGCGTTGCGAGACGGCGCCAACATCATCCGTGACTCCATGGGCTACGGAACCGCAACGAATGTGTTCGTCGAAGGCACCGCCGCAGCGGCCCCCGCCTCGGGGAGTTCGGTTGGCCGATTCCCAGCGGACGGCACGGACACCGGCAACAACGCGAGCGACTTCCACGTGGCGAACCGGACGCCCAAGATGCCGAACCTCTGA
- a CDS encoding kelch repeat-containing protein, which translates to MVTVTVTNAFTLTSVRSFQVTGLPTCAPSGWTVAAPMGSPRGYHVATLLPNGKVLVSSGLYSDYSSRTTSAVEIYDPESNSWSSTGGIAAPRYAHTATL; encoded by the coding sequence ATGGTGACAGTCACAGTGACGAACGCCTTCACCCTGACGAGTGTCAGGAGCTTCCAGGTGACGGGCCTGCCCACCTGCGCCCCCTCCGGGTGGACCGTGGCGGCGCCCATGGGTTCGCCTCGTGGCTACCACGTGGCGACGTTGCTACCGAACGGGAAGGTGTTGGTGAGCTCAGGGCTTTACTCTGACTACTCTTCGCGCACCACGTCCGCCGTGGAGATCTATGACCCGGAGTCGAACAGTTGGAGCAGCACGGGCGGGATCGCCGCGCCTCGCTACGCACACACCGCGACATTGTAG